The nucleotide window GCCGGCCGTCTGCCAACCCCAGGCCGATGAGTCTTTTCTCCGTCTGGACGACGACCTGTTTCGTTCCTCCGGCGGTAATCAGCACTGGGGACGAGTACGAGGGGCCTTCGCCGGACCACTTCCACTTGGGTTCGCCGCTGGCCAAATCCAGGGCTGCGACGACTCCCTTGTTTTCTCCGCCGAGGTGCACGATGCACATGCGGTCGACGATCAACGGCGACATGGCGGTGAAGAACAGGGGGACTTCCTTGGGATCGTGCTTTCGCCAAATCTCCTTGCCGGTCTGGGCATTCAGGCATGACAGCACTCCCCCGACGCCGAGGCAGACGATCTTGCCGTCCGCGACGGCCGGTGAGCTGCGTGGCCCCGGGAACGGATTGGCCGGGCCGGTTACCGGCTGGGCTGAATATCGGTAGGCCCATTTCTCCGTTCCGTCGGCGGGATTGAGGCATAGCAGCACTTCTTCGTCGCCCTGTCGAGCGAGGACGTACAGCCGGTCGCCGACCAGCGCCGGACTTGCCTCTCCCTGTCCCACCTTGACCCGCCATTTGAGGTTCAGTTGGTTTGGCCAGGTCACGGGGGGTTTGAATCCTGTGACCTTAGCGTCGCGGCCGGGCCCGCACCACTGGGGCCAGTCCTGGGCGACCAAGTGCCCGGTGGCCAGCAAAGCGAAGCTGCCCGACGCTGCGACGATGAACGATACTGGGCTTCTCACGATGCCTCCTCTTGGCAATCTGCGGGCGGTCCGCCTCGGGCGACGAGGGCGGCATCCAATGCCGGTCTCGGCCCAGGATATCCTATCTCTGCCACTTCTGACCAGCCCCCCCCACTTCGGTTCGACATCGATCCGGGGTTCCTTCGGCGTGGCACCATACCCGGGCGAACAGACCTTGGGCGTTGGACGATGCGGGCCATCGGTCCTGCGGCACGTTTTCCCCTACCCCCACTGGATAACCGTCTGCCAAGATCGTATTCTGTGGGACACGATGAAACCGGACACCTTCACCATCGCAGTGGTTCAGCACGCCTGTGCCGACGACCGGGGGACGAATATCGCCCGGGCGACGCAAGGGATTCGGGATGCTGCTTCGCAGGGAGCCCGGATCGTGTGTTTGCAGGAGCTTTTCGGCTCGACGTACTTCTGCAAGAAGGAGGACGTGGAGCGGTTTGCCCTGGCCGAGCCCGTACCCGGCCCGACGATTGAAGCCCTGCAGCCAGTCGCCCGCGGACTGGGTGTGGTGGTCGTGGTTCCTCTCTTCGAGCGGCGTGCACCGGGAGTCTACCACAACTCGGCCGCTGTCGTGGATGCGGACGGCTCGCTGATCGGCACTTACCGCAAGATGCACATTCCGGACGACCCGCTGTACTACGAGAAGTACTACTTCGCGCCGGGGGACGCGACCGGCCCGACCTGCGGCTTTCGGGTCTTCGAGACCCGCCACGCGCGGATCGGGGTGCTGATCTGCTGGGACCAGTGGTACCCTGAGGCGGCCCGGATCACCACGCTCCTTGGGGCCGAAGTGCTGTTCTATCCCACGGCCATCGGCTGGCACCCGAAGGAGAAAGCCCAGTACGGCCAGGAACAGGTTGCCGCGTGGCGAGCGATTCAGCGAAGCCACGCGATTGCCAATGGGGTATACGTTGCCGCGGCCAACCGGATCGGGCACGAGACCGAGCCGGGGACGGACGGCATCGAGTTCTTCGGCCAGTCGTTCATTTGCGGTCCCTTCGGGCAGTTTCTGGCCGAGGCTCCGAGCGACTGCCCGGCGGTCCTGACCGCCGAATGCAGCCGCTCGAAGATGGAAAGCGTTCGACGTCACTGGCCGTTCCTCCGCGACCGCCGGGTTGATGGGTACGCTCTGATCGTGGAGCGTTACCTGGGTGACCGGCCATGACGGGCGCCGGGATGAGGGGTGTCCCCCCCTGCCGCATGCCGGCCGAATGGGAATTGCACGATGCGACCTGGATTGCCTGGCCGCACCACGAGCCCGACTGGCCGGGCAAGTTGGAGCCGATCCACTGGGTGTATGCGGAGATCATCCGTGTGTTGAGCGGTTCCGAGCGGGTTGAGATTCTCTGCCACGACGAGGCGACCCGTGAGAAGGCGGCTAGCTGTCTCGAACAGAACGGCGTTGGTGCCTGCCGATACCGCCTGCACGAGCTCGCGAACGACCGGTCGTGGCTTCGCGATTCCGCTCC belongs to Phycisphaerae bacterium and includes:
- a CDS encoding carbon-nitrogen hydrolase — encoded protein: MKPDTFTIAVVQHACADDRGTNIARATQGIRDAASQGARIVCLQELFGSTYFCKKEDVERFALAEPVPGPTIEALQPVARGLGVVVVVPLFERRAPGVYHNSAAVVDADGSLIGTYRKMHIPDDPLYYEKYYFAPGDATGPTCGFRVFETRHARIGVLICWDQWYPEAARITTLLGAEVLFYPTAIGWHPKEKAQYGQEQVAAWRAIQRSHAIANGVYVAAANRIGHETEPGTDGIEFFGQSFICGPFGQFLAEAPSDCPAVLTAECSRSKMESVRRHWPFLRDRRVDGYALIVERYLGDRP
- a CDS encoding PQQ-binding-like beta-propeller repeat protein — encoded protein: MRSPVSFIVAASGSFALLATGHLVAQDWPQWCGPGRDAKVTGFKPPVTWPNQLNLKWRVKVGQGEASPALVGDRLYVLARQGDEEVLLCLNPADGTEKWAYRYSAQPVTGPANPFPGPRSSPAVADGKIVCLGVGGVLSCLNAQTGKEIWRKHDPKEVPLFFTAMSPLIVDRMCIVHLGGENKGVVAALDLASGEPKWKWSGEGPSYSSPVLITAGGTKQVVVQTEKRLIGLGLADGRLLWDVGTERKDGYWHSATPVVDDQTVFYTGQGTGTRAARIERQRDGFAVRQLWCNEKLGTCYNTPVLKDGLLFGVSDRGHLFCMDSRTGAANWTLEARCSPFATIVDAGPVLLTLPTKPVLVVYKPDGKEYTEIARYTVADAETYAFPIISGNRVFVRDRISIALWMLE